Genomic window (Brevibacterium paucivorans):
TCCTGTACATAGCCCACCAGTGTGTACACGAAACTGTCGTAGTTATCGATCACCAAAATGTGGGTCATCGCAGCAACCCCGTCAGGTGCTGCGCCAGCCCCTGCGCCGGCCCCTGCGCCGGAGCGAACGCGCCCTCTTCAACCGTGGCGTCGTTAAACGGCATGTACGGCGCGATCACCGGGAACACGTACTGCATGAGCACAAACACGATCCCGGCGATCAAAATGAGCGAGATCAGAGTCTTCACAAACCAGTTGCCCGGCAGAATCCGCCAAATCAGTTCATACATCACTGACCACCAGCCTTCTTAAATGCTGCGGAGTCCTTAATCGCATCAGGAGGTCCCTCAGACGCGGGACGCCATTCGGTGAGCTCAGCGTAAATCACGTACCGCTCACGCGCCGAGAACATGGGGTTGCACGCCGTCAGCGTCATCAGCCGCTCCTTACCCTTGTACTCAGGGAAGGCGGGAACGGGGGCGAGCACCTCGGTCGCATCAGGCAGAATGATTTCAAAGTTACGCATGGTGTACGTGTAGAAACCTTCTTGGGTCTGAATCACCACGGGGTCGCCGGGGCGCATTTCAGCAATGAGGTTCAGGGGCTTACCGTAGGTCACTCGGTGCCCGGCCATGGCAAAGTTGCCCACTTCACCGGGTCGCGCGGTGGACGGGTAGTGGCCCATTCCCATGCGGTTCAGAACGGGTTCCAGCTGCACACCTTCAGCAATGGTGCGGTAGTAGTCATCGCCGAACCGCGGCACGTACATGATCCCGAACGCCTTGTTTTCTTCAGGCGTCTGAGCGACCACGGGAGTGTCTGGGTCGTTAGGGAGTTTGTCGCGCGGGTTGTCTTTCCACTGGGTGACCAGGGTCGATGCCAGGTTTTCGTTGTCGCGGTTGGCTTCGATGTCGGTCCACCACAGCTGCCACACCACGAACAGAATCATGATGAGCCCGGCGGTGATGCACAGTTCGCCGAACGTGCGGATGGTTCCGCGCACCACTCCCAGAGGTTGGCGTTCGGGCTTCTGCTTGCGGTGGTGGCCGCGGGTTTCCGCGCGCTCTTCCGCCTGGTCCTGGGCGCGCTTTTGGGCGCGGGTGGGAAGGGGTTCGTCCTGCACGCGCGGCTGGACTACGGTTTGGGTTGTGTATTCCCCGCCCGAGGTGGCCCCCGCCGGGCCAGCGTGCGGCGCCTCTTGCGGAACGCC
Coding sequences:
- a CDS encoding class E sortase yields the protein MEQPRTRRERREMERARAEAEQARQASQPDATVQMPAQNSTPSHDQETQVHQPAFAQAGGSQRAPHESQPTPESDQPTEQFAPVTLPQTAYQAPAASRPFIRPAERSATSGTPNNQYGAQSQPFHGVPQEAPHAGPAGATSGGEYTTQTVVQPRVQDEPLPTRAQKRAQDQAEERAETRGHHRKQKPERQPLGVVRGTIRTFGELCITAGLIMILFVVWQLWWTDIEANRDNENLASTLVTQWKDNPRDKLPNDPDTPVVAQTPEENKAFGIMYVPRFGDDYYRTIAEGVQLEPVLNRMGMGHYPSTARPGEVGNFAMAGHRVTYGKPLNLIAEMRPGDPVVIQTQEGFYTYTMRNFEIILPDATEVLAPVPAFPEYKGKERLMTLTACNPMFSARERYVIYAELTEWRPASEGPPDAIKDSAAFKKAGGQ